A single genomic interval of Actinomycetota bacterium harbors:
- a CDS encoding ethylbenzene dehydrogenase-related protein, giving the protein MVGCTSNKAANKATGNVKAPTELIVKSVKVDKGPKLNADGNDEVWKNAPAANISTRGGPDAVIRSVYTKDSVYFLVTWKDTTPQTGVLWWEYDGQKWTRNYDTDDKIGFIWNMNNSIPGFDKLGCSAICHKDSKGKDWMIVTGQRTEEGPWPGIGYMADAWKWAPGIMNEKNTVDDGLFSAPKEARQRPETTNMVTLSLVFDGGDEGTKQWFTRNPNAATAEEKAQGVVKPAYTPRPGYDLSKNPFPNMKDMVPITDYSIFNAGDKLPMMVYFDLTNEKNKEDFPEGRPSGSRMDIVGRGVWSDNKYTLEFGRKLDTKHGDDVQFKPDPDKPVAVNVFGLALFNDTRFNHTISSPVTLILEP; this is encoded by the coding sequence TTGGTTGGCTGTACTTCAAACAAGGCAGCTAACAAAGCTACTGGTAACGTAAAAGCGCCCACTGAGCTGATAGTAAAATCAGTAAAAGTTGACAAAGGGCCAAAGCTCAATGCCGACGGTAATGACGAGGTCTGGAAAAACGCTCCGGCCGCGAACATTTCCACCAGGGGAGGTCCTGACGCCGTTATCAGATCTGTTTACACCAAAGACAGCGTCTACTTCTTGGTCACCTGGAAGGATACTACGCCGCAAACCGGTGTTTTGTGGTGGGAATACGACGGACAGAAATGGACGCGCAACTACGACACGGACGACAAAATCGGTTTCATCTGGAACATGAACAACTCCATCCCCGGCTTCGACAAACTCGGCTGCTCGGCGATCTGCCATAAAGATTCAAAAGGCAAGGATTGGATGATTGTGACCGGCCAGCGCACGGAGGAAGGTCCGTGGCCGGGCATTGGTTATATGGCCGACGCCTGGAAGTGGGCGCCCGGAATCATGAATGAAAAGAATACCGTTGACGACGGGCTGTTCTCCGCGCCCAAAGAAGCCCGGCAACGCCCTGAGACGACGAACATGGTCACGTTGTCGCTGGTCTTCGACGGCGGCGACGAGGGGACCAAACAATGGTTCACCCGTAATCCGAACGCGGCGACCGCCGAGGAGAAAGCCCAGGGTGTAGTCAAGCCGGCCTATACGCCCCGACCCGGTTACGACTTGTCGAAAAACCCGTTTCCCAACATGAAAGACATGGTGCCGATAACCGATTATTCGATCTTCAATGCGGGCGACAAACTGCCGATGATGGTCTACTTCGACCTGACCAACGAAAAGAACAAGGAGGATTTCCCGGAAGGACGTCCCTCCGGCAGCCGGATGGACATCGTCGGTCGCGGCGTCTGGTCGGACAACAAGTATACGCTTGAGTTCGGGCGGAAACTGGACACAAAACACGGAGACGATGTGCAGTTTAAGCCGGATCCGGACAAACCCGTGGCGGTTAACGTCTTCGGTCTGGCTTTGTTCAACGACACCCGGTTCAATCATACGATCAGCAGTCCTGTAACATTGATATTGGAGCCATAA
- a CDS encoding cobalamin-dependent protein (Presence of a B(12) (cobalamin)-binding domain implies dependence on cobalamin itself, in one of its several forms, or in some unusual lineages, dependence on a cobalamin-like analog.) — protein sequence MKKTILLYSPPPVLDKPSTRAPLALLAIAGPLTKAGFTVRILPRDPAEHATFFAAHKEDALCYGVSVMTGPQIKQALNSSKLAKEAIPNLPVIWGGWHPTIFPEQVAVHDLIDIAVAGQGEDVLFELVTCLSGKMSYKSVEGLVFKADNRVVNNGVARLKDINRYPPLDYGLLDMEKYVFEDEISPRTINYVSSRGCPKACPSCAQSLVSGGVWRAYTPSRMVEDAQKLKAGFEVDGLLMDDANFFVDGDRAREFAAGLINRSAAIRWGMPTGRLEDVLRFDDGFWDIMRISGLTSIFIGLEPRCGAISRSPAGVYGELGEYTAGLAAMLAKHDIGLKLSILVGFPPGGAYGWSFDVELTGAGQLMEACRAAGSTTETTVSLYLPFPHAPLYDLAMKAGLSPPTTLEEWGEWEPGSREMPWVPRGASDEVERINARYRKT from the coding sequence GTGAAAAAAACAATCCTGCTATACTCACCGCCGCCCGTCCTGGATAAACCGTCAACCAGGGCGCCGCTGGCCTTGCTGGCAATCGCCGGACCTTTAACGAAAGCCGGCTTCACCGTCAGGATCCTGCCGCGCGACCCGGCCGAACACGCCACGTTCTTCGCGGCGCACAAGGAAGACGCCCTTTGTTACGGCGTTTCGGTCATGACGGGTCCACAGATCAAACAAGCTCTTAACTCCTCCAAGCTGGCCAAGGAGGCGATTCCTAACTTGCCCGTTATCTGGGGTGGTTGGCACCCGACCATATTCCCGGAACAGGTCGCCGTGCACGACCTGATCGACATCGCCGTCGCTGGCCAGGGCGAAGACGTTCTTTTTGAATTGGTTACCTGCTTGTCAGGCAAGATGTCTTATAAGAGTGTCGAGGGCTTGGTGTTTAAGGCGGACAATCGCGTGGTCAACAACGGCGTCGCCCGCCTAAAAGATATCAACCGTTATCCTCCGCTAGACTACGGCCTGCTGGATATGGAGAAATACGTCTTCGAAGACGAGATATCCCCGCGTACCATTAACTATGTGAGCAGCCGGGGGTGTCCCAAGGCTTGTCCGTCATGCGCCCAGAGCCTGGTCTCGGGCGGAGTCTGGCGCGCCTATACGCCGTCCCGTATGGTCGAAGACGCACAGAAGCTGAAAGCCGGATTCGAAGTTGACGGTCTATTGATGGACGACGCCAACTTCTTCGTCGACGGGGACCGGGCCCGAGAATTCGCCGCGGGTTTGATCAACCGCTCAGCCGCGATAAGGTGGGGTATGCCGACAGGACGGTTGGAAGACGTCCTCAGGTTCGACGACGGTTTTTGGGATATAATGAGAATAAGCGGTTTGACAAGCATATTCATCGGGTTGGAGCCCCGCTGCGGGGCCATCAGCCGTTCGCCTGCCGGCGTTTACGGCGAACTTGGAGAATACACCGCCGGCCTGGCGGCGATGTTGGCTAAGCACGACATCGGTCTAAAGCTGTCGATCCTGGTTGGTTTCCCCCCGGGTGGAGCTTACGGGTGGTCTTTTGATGTTGAGCTGACAGGGGCGGGACAACTTATGGAGGCATGCCGGGCAGCCGGGTCTACCACGGAAACCACCGTCTCGCTGTACCTGCCTTTCCCGCACGCGCCGTTATATGACTTAGCCATGAAAGCCGGTTTAAGCCCGCCGACAACGCTGGAAGAATGGGGCGAATGGGAGCCGGGCTCCCGGGAGATGCCGTGGGTGCCCAGAGGAGCATCAGACGAAGTGGAGAGAATCAATGCCAGATACCGAAAAACATAG
- a CDS encoding ethylbenzene dehydrogenase-related protein: protein MTEKAWKTGKFTKVLTAGGPDAYMKSVYGAKDIHFLLKWKDATEDKVSKTWHFDGTKWTNGPEQDKMSILWDRGDSVAYFNIKGCGAVCHTENKDENLWYMATNSRKEKTDVWFWLAGITNVYGFVEDRFLDDSVDPTLMKAARKRDQGEPGFLKNGYKTPVERIAPTRPTKKLVDGLTVENTPYPNSTQMEDITTYKIFQAGDKEPFVYFYGAPTGSAADVLGHGVWKDGWWYVEMSRKLDTAHKDDMPFKPDPGQSVYYMFGLALFDRTEPPPIKHTASGPVSLELVPKP, encoded by the coding sequence TTGACTGAAAAGGCCTGGAAAACAGGTAAATTCACCAAGGTGCTCACCGCCGGCGGACCGGACGCCTATATGAAATCGGTGTACGGCGCCAAAGACATCCATTTCTTGCTTAAGTGGAAGGACGCCACTGAGGACAAGGTGTCTAAGACTTGGCACTTCGACGGGACAAAGTGGACAAACGGCCCCGAACAGGACAAAATGTCCATCCTGTGGGACCGCGGCGACTCGGTAGCTTATTTCAATATCAAGGGTTGTGGCGCCGTCTGCCATACGGAGAATAAAGATGAGAATCTTTGGTATATGGCGACCAACAGCCGGAAGGAAAAAACAGACGTCTGGTTCTGGTTGGCCGGCATAACCAATGTCTACGGTTTCGTCGAAGACAGATTTCTTGACGATTCGGTCGATCCAACGCTGATGAAGGCGGCGCGTAAGCGCGACCAGGGCGAACCCGGTTTTTTGAAAAACGGTTATAAGACGCCGGTCGAGCGTATTGCGCCGACGCGGCCGACCAAGAAGCTCGTCGACGGTCTAACCGTAGAGAACACCCCTTATCCCAATTCCACGCAGATGGAAGACATCACGACGTATAAGATTTTTCAAGCGGGCGACAAGGAGCCGTTCGTCTATTTTTACGGAGCGCCGACCGGGAGCGCGGCCGACGTGCTCGGCCACGGTGTTTGGAAAGACGGCTGGTGGTACGTGGAAATGTCACGCAAACTGGACACCGCCCATAAGGACGACATGCCGTTCAAACCGGACCCCGGTCAATCGGTCTATTATATGTTCGGTCTGGCGCTTTTCGACCGTACCGAGCCGCCTCCGATTAAACACACCGCCAGCGGACCGGTCTCTCTCGAACTTGTTCCCAAGCCCTGA
- a CDS encoding TIGR04190 family B12-binding domain/radical SAM domain protein codes for MLFSATQPDLVLLHAPSVYDFRRESIVYGPVSDLVPSTPIFEMYPVGFSSISHYLQKNGLNVRIINLALQMLKSPTFDADQFIGKLKSPAIFGIDLHWMPHCHGSVEIAKIVKKHHPKTPVVFGGFSSSYFHLELIERPEIDFVMRGDTTEEPMRQLVEAVKSGGNLSTIPNLTWKKDGQVVVNEFSNVPADIDEFTIGYNEMVRSVFRYRDFTGVIPFMDWTRYNIMAAFIGRGCKLNCVFCGGSCFTFKNTMNRPEMAFRTPEAFLNDVRTISHLSRGPIFLLGDPMLAGREYTEAVLKGLRDLKIPNKIIVEFYAPPDPEIFDLVDKYLHDYSYEMSVESHDEEVRKAIGKGYTNTDFEACLAAALKHKNCERFDLYFMVGMPEQTYDKTMATVEYCRELYRKFNNDKRLLPFISPLAPFLDPGSRAFVNPEEHGYILKCRTLEEHRLALTQPSWKYIMNYETRWMDRDTIVKATYDSAFELNRLKKQVGAVDEKTAEETEARILQAREIMRRVDEIMESEDKASIARRLKEFKKEVDDSSISTVADKQELEWGMSQLTKFRIPRIIKLMFGAGD; via the coding sequence ATGCTGTTTTCAGCGACCCAGCCTGACCTTGTTTTGCTGCACGCGCCTAGCGTGTACGATTTTAGGCGAGAGTCTATCGTCTATGGGCCGGTCAGCGACCTGGTGCCCTCGACGCCGATTTTTGAGATGTACCCTGTCGGTTTCTCCAGTATTTCCCATTATCTCCAGAAGAACGGCCTTAACGTCAGGATCATTAATCTGGCGCTGCAGATGTTAAAAAGCCCGACTTTCGACGCCGATCAATTCATCGGCAAATTGAAAAGCCCGGCCATATTCGGCATCGACCTGCACTGGATGCCTCACTGCCACGGATCGGTAGAGATTGCCAAGATCGTTAAGAAACATCACCCGAAAACGCCGGTCGTCTTCGGCGGTTTTTCGTCGTCATATTTTCATCTGGAGCTGATCGAGCGGCCGGAGATCGATTTCGTCATGCGCGGCGACACCACCGAGGAGCCGATGCGTCAGCTGGTGGAGGCCGTTAAAAGTGGCGGCAATTTATCCACTATCCCCAACTTGACCTGGAAGAAAGACGGCCAAGTTGTGGTCAACGAGTTTAGCAACGTGCCGGCCGACATCGACGAATTCACCATCGGCTATAACGAGATGGTCCGGTCGGTTTTCCGTTATCGCGATTTTACCGGCGTCATTCCTTTTATGGATTGGACGCGCTACAACATCATGGCCGCCTTTATCGGTCGAGGCTGCAAGTTGAATTGTGTCTTTTGCGGCGGCTCCTGCTTTACATTCAAGAATACGATGAACCGGCCGGAGATGGCGTTCCGCACCCCGGAAGCCTTCCTTAACGACGTCAGGACCATCAGCCACCTGTCGCGTGGCCCGATCTTCCTTCTCGGCGACCCCATGCTCGCCGGGCGGGAGTATACAGAGGCCGTCTTAAAGGGTCTTCGCGACCTGAAGATACCCAACAAGATTATTGTTGAATTCTACGCCCCGCCGGATCCCGAGATTTTCGACCTGGTCGACAAGTATCTCCACGATTACAGCTACGAGATGTCCGTGGAATCGCACGACGAAGAGGTAAGAAAAGCCATCGGCAAAGGCTACACGAATACCGATTTCGAGGCCTGCCTGGCGGCGGCGCTGAAGCATAAGAATTGCGAGCGGTTTGACCTCTATTTCATGGTCGGCATGCCCGAACAGACCTATGACAAGACCATGGCGACCGTCGAATACTGCCGTGAACTCTATCGAAAATTCAACAACGACAAGAGACTTCTGCCTTTTATCTCGCCTCTGGCTCCGTTCCTCGATCCCGGCAGCCGCGCTTTCGTCAACCCGGAAGAACACGGCTATATTCTGAAGTGCCGGACGCTGGAAGAACATCGGCTGGCGCTTACCCAGCCGAGCTGGAAATATATTATGAATTACGAAACCAGGTGGATGGACCGCGACACGATCGTTAAAGCGACCTACGATTCGGCATTTGAGCTCAACCGGCTGAAAAAACAAGTAGGCGCCGTCGATGAAAAAACGGCCGAGGAGACCGAGGCCAGAATCCTTCAGGCCAGGGAGATTATGAGGCGCGTCGACGAGATTATGGAGTCGGAGGACAAAGCCTCGATTGCCCGGCGCCTCAAGGAGTTTAAGAAAGAGGTTGACGACTCCAGTATTTCCACAGTGGCCGACAAACAGGAACTCGAGTGGGGCATGTCCCAACTGACCAAGTTTCGCATACCGCGGATCATCAAGTTGATGTTCGGCGCCGGAGACTGA
- a CDS encoding polyprenyl synthetase family protein, with protein MKPYPIPQRIAIDLERVETALSGILNAYPGQLREPAGYTVEAGGKRLRPVLTLIAGQAGIYDYDKLEPVALSTELLHTATLVHDDVLDEAGLRRGRETVNARWGEKTAVATGNMLLTEAFTALCDKSEPFVMKGMTDCAALLSEGELMQQRALRHTALSIEEYNRRVCYKTAALFAACCEFGARVSGAGMADIKALKQYGECLGMAFQVFDDILDVTADEAKLGKPVGGDIRDGTVTLPVIYALARKHSQRLKEIIQTAGPLDDETVNEAIEIIKDSGGVDQARAEARDYLDRAFLGIENISKKALKVELTAIGEFVIDRYN; from the coding sequence TTGAAACCCTATCCTATCCCCCAGCGAATCGCCATTGACCTGGAGCGGGTCGAGACCGCTCTGTCCGGTATCCTGAACGCGTATCCCGGACAGCTAAGGGAGCCGGCCGGTTATACGGTTGAGGCCGGAGGTAAAAGGCTCCGCCCTGTGTTGACATTGATCGCCGGTCAAGCAGGGATATACGACTACGACAAACTTGAGCCGGTCGCCTTATCCACGGAATTGCTGCATACTGCGACCCTAGTCCACGACGACGTGCTGGATGAGGCCGGTTTGAGGCGCGGCCGGGAAACCGTCAACGCGCGTTGGGGAGAGAAGACCGCCGTCGCGACCGGCAATATGTTGTTAACAGAGGCTTTTACCGCCCTCTGCGATAAATCGGAACCGTTCGTTATGAAAGGTATGACGGACTGCGCGGCCTTATTGAGCGAGGGCGAACTAATGCAGCAACGGGCTTTGCGCCACACGGCTTTAAGCATAGAGGAATACAACCGGCGCGTCTGCTATAAGACGGCGGCGCTTTTCGCGGCTTGCTGCGAGTTCGGCGCCAGGGTGAGCGGAGCGGGCATGGCCGACATCAAAGCTTTGAAGCAATACGGGGAATGCCTGGGGATGGCGTTCCAGGTCTTCGACGACATTCTTGACGTCACGGCCGATGAGGCGAAATTGGGCAAACCGGTGGGGGGAGACATCCGCGACGGAACCGTTACTTTGCCGGTCATCTATGCTTTAGCGAGGAAACACAGCCAGCGCCTCAAGGAGATAATTCAAACCGCCGGTCCTTTGGACGACGAAACGGTGAACGAGGCTATCGAGATTATCAAGGACTCGGGAGGCGTCGACCAAGCCAGAGCTGAGGCTCGCGATTATCTTGACCGCGCTTTCCTCGGTATCGAAAATATAAGTAAGAAAGCGCTAAAGGTCGAGCTTACGGCCATCGGCGAATTCGTAATCGACAGATATAATTAG
- a CDS encoding tetratricopeptide repeat protein, producing the protein MIMLDKARASVWIKVGAIVIVLAFILAYIPSLNIGAMGDLFTSIFQGGAASEDAQAQARILQLKDKINKTPKSVTAKDYFELGNLYYDTQKYQNAITYYQKGLKLDPKNYDAMTDMGASYFALKQNDKALEIFSQVTSEKPDQAMAWFNMGVVYQAKNDVPNMKFAWERFLAIQPTGNLADQVRSQLSQTSASGTTQTQQ; encoded by the coding sequence ATGATAATGCTCGATAAGGCGCGGGCTTCCGTCTGGATCAAAGTCGGCGCGATAGTCATCGTCCTGGCATTTATCCTTGCTTATATCCCGTCGCTCAACATCGGGGCTATGGGCGATCTCTTTACCTCGATCTTCCAGGGAGGCGCCGCCTCGGAAGACGCGCAAGCCCAGGCTCGCATCCTTCAGCTGAAAGACAAGATCAACAAAACGCCGAAGTCGGTCACCGCCAAGGACTATTTCGAGCTGGGCAACCTTTATTACGATACGCAAAAATATCAGAATGCCATAACCTATTACCAGAAAGGGCTCAAGCTTGACCCGAAGAACTACGACGCTATGACGGATATGGGCGCGTCCTATTTCGCGCTTAAGCAAAACGACAAAGCGTTGGAGATATTCAGCCAGGTAACGTCCGAGAAACCCGACCAGGCTATGGCCTGGTTCAATATGGGTGTCGTCTATCAGGCTAAGAATGACGTACCGAATATGAAATTCGCCTGGGAGCGTTTTTTAGCCATTCAACCGACCGGGAATCTGGCCGACCAGGTTCGTTCTCAGCTCAGCCAAACGAGCGCTTCAGGCACTACGCAAACGCAGCAATAG
- the tatA gene encoding twin-arginine translocase TatA/TatE family subunit produces MFGLGLPEIIIILVIVLIIFGPSKLPQLGKALGDGIRSIRKGTEGDEAEGKKPAEKAAEAPAEEKKDTDKSDA; encoded by the coding sequence GTGTTTGGTCTTGGACTACCGGAAATCATCATAATACTTGTCATTGTCCTCATAATCTTCGGACCGTCGAAGCTGCCGCAGTTGGGCAAGGCTCTCGGCGATGGCATCAGGTCGATCCGAAAAGGTACGGAGGGCGACGAGGCCGAAGGGAAAAAGCCGGCTGAAAAAGCGGCTGAAGCACCGGCCGAGGAGAAAAAGGATACGGACAAAAGCGACGCGTAA
- the tatC gene encoding twin-arginine translocase subunit TatC, protein MADNRMKFLEHIAELRKRLMVSALAVAVGFSGSLFFSVPLLRVLIKPAGNLHLVFLSPMEPFLVKVKVAFFAGMALALPVILYEILAFAAPGMKKKEKRLIFPIIVSMIILFVGGVAFGYRFIMPISTAWLLAQAGEIMKASVSASSYVTYAGWFLLGFGISFETPLFVLLMVRLGVISPQKLRSSWRYALLIILLISAVITPDWSPITMAVMAGPMLIFYILSCFLAGLVAPKPQTETA, encoded by the coding sequence GTGGCCGATAACAGAATGAAGTTTCTGGAGCATATCGCGGAGCTTCGCAAGAGGCTGATGGTCTCGGCTCTCGCCGTAGCGGTCGGTTTCAGCGGCAGCCTGTTTTTCTCCGTTCCTCTGTTGAGAGTCCTTATAAAACCCGCCGGAAACCTGCACCTTGTCTTTCTTTCACCGATGGAACCCTTCCTGGTCAAAGTCAAAGTCGCGTTTTTTGCCGGGATGGCTCTGGCTCTGCCGGTCATCCTGTACGAAATACTGGCCTTTGCCGCGCCCGGCATGAAGAAGAAGGAAAAACGTCTGATCTTCCCGATCATCGTTTCCATGATTATTCTATTTGTCGGCGGAGTCGCCTTCGGCTACCGGTTCATCATGCCCATCAGCACGGCTTGGCTCTTGGCGCAGGCCGGCGAGATTATGAAAGCCAGCGTCAGCGCGAGTTCGTACGTCACGTACGCCGGCTGGTTCTTGCTAGGTTTCGGCATATCCTTTGAAACGCCCCTGTTCGTCTTGTTAATGGTCCGGCTGGGCGTTATTTCGCCGCAAAAGCTCAGGAGCAGCTGGCGATACGCGTTACTTATCATCCTGCTAATCTCGGCTGTCATCACCCCGGACTGGAGTCCGATAACGATGGCCGTTATGGCCGGGCCGATGTTGATATTCTACATCTTAAGCTGCTTCCTGGCGGGGCTTGTGGCGCCCAAACCGCAGACCGAAACCGCTTGA
- a CDS encoding hydrogenase small subunit, translated as MGDSFKGLSRRDFLKVCGATATIMGLSQSYIPQIAKALEGAAAKPPVIWLQGQNCTGCAISFLNSSNPNAAQLVLDILSVRYQPNIMAASGDMAIKVIEDTMKDMKGKYVLLWEGAIPDKEDGLYAAFGEKDGKPMVCTDWITNAADNAAVVIATGTCASFGGIPRANQAVTGAKGVAFDGTNKGGAYKGSTPVVNVPGCPPNPDWLVGTVVYYLLNKKAPDVDNYGRPKMFFGQIIHDNCERRAAFEAGLYVEKWGDKAAIAPADGGTATQNYCLVKKGCKGPVTYSDCPIRRWNGRTAWPISAHGICIGCTQPEFYAGLSPLYEKVPSINLFGIQTTADNIAKVLGVATAIGLGAHLVGNFATGRVGGKGGEK; from the coding sequence GTGGGCGATTCCTTTAAAGGACTTAGTCGCCGCGATTTTCTGAAGGTTTGCGGAGCGACCGCGACCATCATGGGTTTATCGCAGAGCTATATCCCTCAAATCGCTAAAGCGCTCGAGGGCGCTGCCGCGAAGCCGCCTGTCATTTGGCTGCAGGGCCAAAATTGCACAGGCTGCGCCATTTCCTTTCTGAACTCAAGTAATCCAAACGCTGCACAGTTGGTTCTCGACATCCTCTCCGTGCGGTATCAGCCAAACATCATGGCCGCCTCGGGCGATATGGCCATCAAGGTCATCGAGGACACCATGAAGGACATGAAAGGCAAATATGTTCTCTTGTGGGAAGGCGCGATACCGGACAAGGAAGACGGTCTCTATGCCGCCTTCGGCGAGAAAGACGGGAAGCCGATGGTATGCACGGACTGGATCACCAACGCGGCCGATAACGCGGCCGTCGTCATCGCCACGGGAACCTGCGCTTCTTTTGGCGGGATTCCGCGGGCGAATCAGGCTGTCACCGGCGCCAAGGGCGTCGCGTTCGACGGCACCAACAAGGGCGGCGCCTACAAGGGCTCGACTCCTGTCGTAAACGTACCAGGCTGTCCGCCGAATCCGGATTGGCTGGTCGGTACGGTCGTGTATTATCTACTGAACAAGAAGGCTCCGGATGTAGATAACTACGGACGTCCGAAGATGTTCTTCGGCCAGATAATCCACGACAACTGCGAGAGGCGCGCCGCTTTCGAAGCCGGTCTCTACGTGGAGAAATGGGGAGACAAGGCCGCGATCGCTCCGGCGGACGGCGGCACCGCGACACAGAATTATTGTCTCGTGAAGAAGGGCTGCAAGGGGCCCGTTACCTATTCCGATTGCCCGATCCGTCGTTGGAACGGCCGAACGGCCTGGCCGATCAGCGCCCACGGCATTTGCATCGGTTGTACGCAGCCGGAGTTCTATGCCGGCTTGTCGCCGCTGTACGAAAAGGTGCCGAGCATTAATCTTTTCGGCATCCAGACGACCGCAGACAACATCGCTAAGGTGCTCGGCGTGGCCACGGCCATCGGCCTGGGCGCTCACCTCGTCGGCAACTTTGCCACCGGCAGGGTTGGCGGAAAGGGAGGTGAGAAGTAA
- a CDS encoding nickel-dependent hydrogenase large subunit, translating to MAKVIIDPVTRIEGHLKIEVEVENGVVKDAWTSGTMYRGFEQLLVGKDPRDALRITQRVCGVCNTIHGITSMYAIDEAFGAVTPDAGRIIRNLIFALDWLADHPLHFYHLSALDYIDIMAVASYSGNDPALKGVKDKIVSLVQANDTYPLTPRYEPDAFMVNDPDLVTTAVSHYLQALEIRKELHDIAALWAGRMPFFQNVVPGGVGIRPTLDKIAQTQQVLARVVPWLENVYVKDVITFGTGPLLPIHQLKVGFGVKNFLGYGAFDMKKSGDIKNRFFKSGVVQDLDLKNVKDLDKEKITEDVKYAYYKSPTGLKPAVGKTDPDPKKSGAYSFLKSPRYDGKPHEGGPLARMLIMQDPGFVELASTIGLWPSAVARHAARAYETKMLADAIPLWLDELAKNLDGEVCDDKPVPSEGKGAGITDAPRSANGHWVTIKGGKIDTYQIVNASTWNFCPRDDKGVRGPVEEALIGAPVPDPNNPINVVRVVRSFDPCLACSVHIIEPKTNEILKFKVT from the coding sequence ATGGCGAAAGTAATCATTGATCCGGTTACCAGGATAGAAGGCCACCTCAAGATCGAGGTCGAGGTCGAGAATGGCGTCGTTAAGGACGCTTGGACCAGCGGCACTATGTACCGCGGCTTTGAGCAGCTTCTTGTCGGCAAGGATCCGCGAGACGCCTTGAGGATAACGCAGCGCGTTTGCGGCGTCTGCAACACGATCCACGGCATAACGTCAATGTATGCCATTGACGAGGCTTTCGGCGCGGTAACCCCCGACGCCGGGAGGATCATCCGGAACTTGATCTTTGCTCTGGACTGGCTGGCCGACCACCCGCTGCATTTCTATCATCTGTCGGCGCTAGACTATATCGACATCATGGCGGTGGCCAGCTACTCCGGGAACGACCCGGCGCTCAAAGGCGTCAAGGATAAGATTGTCAGCCTGGTACAGGCGAACGACACCTATCCGCTGACTCCGAGGTACGAGCCGGACGCGTTCATGGTTAACGACCCGGACCTTGTTACGACAGCCGTCTCGCACTACCTGCAGGCGCTGGAAATCCGCAAGGAGCTGCACGACATCGCCGCCTTATGGGCCGGGCGGATGCCGTTCTTCCAGAACGTCGTTCCCGGCGGCGTCGGCATCAGGCCGACGTTGGACAAGATCGCTCAAACGCAGCAGGTATTAGCCAGAGTCGTTCCTTGGCTGGAAAATGTCTATGTCAAGGACGTTATCACCTTCGGCACTGGGCCCCTGCTGCCGATCCACCAGCTCAAGGTCGGTTTCGGCGTCAAGAACTTCCTTGGATACGGCGCGTTTGACATGAAGAAGAGCGGAGACATAAAGAACCGCTTCTTCAAATCCGGCGTCGTCCAGGATCTGGACCTCAAGAACGTTAAGGATCTGGACAAGGAGAAGATCACCGAAGACGTCAAGTACGCTTATTACAAGAGCCCGACCGGACTGAAACCGGCCGTCGGCAAGACGGACCCGGATCCCAAAAAGTCCGGCGCTTACTCATTCCTGAAGTCGCCGCGCTACGACGGCAAGCCGCACGAAGGCGGCCCTCTGGCCAGGATGCTCATAATGCAGGATCCCGGCTTTGTGGAACTGGCGAGCACGATCGGTCTGTGGCCGAGCGCCGTCGCCCGCCACGCGGCTCGCGCGTACGAAACGAAGATGCTGGCCGACGCGATCCCGCTGTGGCTGGACGAGCTGGCCAAAAACCTTGACGGAGAAGTCTGCGACGACAAGCCGGTTCCGTCGGAAGGCAAGGGCGCCGGTATAACCGACGCGCCCCGCAGCGCGAACGGGCACTGGGTTACAATCAAGGGCGGCAAGATCGACACGTATCAGATCGTCAACGCCTCGACCTGGAACTTCTGTCCTCGCGACGACAAAGGCGTACGCGGTCCGGTTGAAGAAGCCCTCATCGGCGCGCCGGTACCGGATCCGAACAATCCGATCAACGTGGTTCGGGTCGTCAGGTCGTTTGACCCGTGTCTGGCCTGCTCGGTTCATATCATCGAGCCCAAAACCAATGAGATCCTGAAGTTCAAAGTGACCTAA